AGCCCTTGAAACTCATCGGAAATGTAAGCTATTTTGGGAAATATAGTTTCAATATGATATTGATAGTGTTGGTATTTTTACTGATAAGCAAAGTTGGGGAGACCAGCGAAAAGTACAAGGCGCTCAATGAATTTGAAAAGTATAAGCGCTTTTCTGTTACTAGGGCGCTTACTATTTTTGATGAAAGTAAGGAGAAAGAAGTCGATAAAAAACTTGAAAAATTCTATGAGATTCAGGCTGAAAAGACCTTCTTCTTACAAGCTAGCGATTATTTTATTAAAGATGAAGCATTTGATAGAGATGCTAAAGCTATGAATTTGATTGCTAAAGTAGAAAAAGTCAATTATCCAATAGTAACAGTTTCACCAAGTTATTTTAAATATGAAAACGTGGCTGGAGTAAATTTAAGTAAACTACAGTCCGATTCAGAGTATAAGCTAAAGGTGCTATTGCCAGAAAATAATGCATACGACAGAGAGGAATTAAAGCAGAAAATAATAGCGACTTATATAGCGGACAAGCTGGGCTTTTCTACAATTGAAGAAAGCAAATCGATGGAAGCTAAGGTCGAGGTTGAGTTTATGGAATATAAAGGACATAAACAGTTTTTATTTGAGCATGATAATTTCTTTGGGAAAGAGCAGTATGGAGAAAATCCAATTTATGTGCTTTACTCTCCAAAGAATATTTCGGGACAGTATGCGGCTATGCTCTACTCAAATGGAAGGGTTTTTATGGACTTGGGAGAAAACAGTAACTATAAATCTATTAGAGATGAGGTCAAGGGTAGCGGACTCGAAGAGAATTTGACAGATGGAACAAATGTATATAGATATGTAGCCGCCTATATAAATAATTACGAGAAAGAAGAGCGAATATATAGGGGAGTAATAGCTGTGGTGGCTGTGGTTTGGATGTTGATCAATGCATTCTCTAGTATAACCTATCTTGAAGGTAGCAAAAAGCTTATAATTATAAAGAAACTTCATGGCTATAATTTCTTGGAAAGACATAAGGGGATAACAGCTATATATACTGGGATAGCGGCACTTGTAACCGCTGGAGTTCTCGCGATTTATGGATCTAAGCATATGGGGTTGACTCTGGGTATACTGGTGTTTGACTT
This is a stretch of genomic DNA from Andreesenia angusta. It encodes these proteins:
- a CDS encoding DUF1430 domain-containing protein, with protein sequence MKKIWMMLFAIGLTFTAIFSVFLFSNREEYSQGYLDKYNRHMITVNHSDSSEVVEVVLKRLNEIAIENKVNLYRKLEFYDEKSKYNNDIYVAISDESKVKKTLYIGENENLKGDFNLDRNDIKDFNNLKVVVRPFMESKDEGLMGNYFVQSDDESAIKAVLEEFRNLGLEYNTIEFPPLLFNLGYTISQTGITPLIISLGIFLLSFVFISLYEISLRFKEISIYKLQGYRLFKVFGIFITEKLVYIAGLNLIAIVGLGIYDTISKNGNRLVAFLLFSLVVLAIYTVAILFIYGVSFLIARTIVIKDMIKGNKPLKLIGNVSYFGKYSFNMILIVLVFLLISKVGETSEKYKALNEFEKYKRFSVTRALTIFDESKEKEVDKKLEKFYEIQAEKTFFLQASDYFIKDEAFDRDAKAMNLIAKVEKVNYPIVTVSPSYFKYENVAGVNLSKLQSDSEYKLKVLLPENNAYDREELKQKIIATYIADKLGFSTIEESKSMEAKVEVEFMEYKGHKQFLFEHDNFFGKEQYGENPIYVLYSPKNISGQYAAMLYSNGRVFMDLGENSNYKSIRDEVKGSGLEENLTDGTNVYRYVAAYINNYEKEERIYRGVIAVVAVVWMLINAFSSITYLEGSKKLIIIKKLHGYNFLERHKGITAIYTGIAALVTAGVLAIYGSKHMGLTLGILVFDFTISLILLKLFENREIVKTMKGA